A stretch of Lathyrus oleraceus cultivar Zhongwan6 chromosome 6, CAAS_Psat_ZW6_1.0, whole genome shotgun sequence DNA encodes these proteins:
- the LOC127091030 gene encoding protein CHROMATIN REMODELING 19 produces MKPELYEISDDEWENHSFKPSRVLKRPRSPPPPLDSFAYKPPSQTLSSSDEDDCVEINRNTANTSECLDDLEDADVDDSKVAPAAATTTRRRFIIDDDEDEFGGGDGNGDAVDLFEIDSTEDEVEEENEDDLVGRALQKCARISVELKGELFGSSGVACDRYSEVESCSVRIVTQDDIDVACGSEDSDFQPLLKPYQLVGVNFLLLLYRKGIAGAILADEMGLGKTVQAITYLTLLNHLHNDSGPHLIVCPASVLENWERELKRWCPSISVLQYHGAARTAYCKELNSLSKAGLPPPFNVLLVCYSLFERHSPQQKDDRKILKRWKWSCVLMDEAHALKDKNSFRWKNLMSVARNANQRLMLTGTPLQNDLHELWSMLEFMMPDIFASEDVDLKKLLSAEDTDLISRMKSILGPFILRRLKSDVMQQLVQKTQKVEYVMMVKQQEHAYREAIEEYRTVSQARLTKCSDLNSKNVLELLPRRQINNYFVQFRKIANHPLLIRRIYTDEDVDRFARKLHPLGAFGFECTMDRVIEELKSYNDFSIHRLLLHYRINDRKGILSDKYVMLSAKCRALAELLPSLKKSGHRVLIFSQWTSMLDVLEWALDVIGLTYKRLDGSTQVAERQTIVDTFNNDTSIFACLLSTRAGGQGLNLTGADTVVIHDMDFNPQIDRQAEDRCHRIGQTKPVTIYRLVTKGTVDENVYEIAKRKLGLDAAVLESMEDIKEGDMPEKTMGEILSAILLKY; encoded by the exons ATGAAACCCGAACTCTACGAAATCTCCGACGACGAATGGGAGAATCACTCTTTCAAACCCTCTCGTGTCCTCAAACGACCTCGCTCTCCACCACCGCCTCTCGACTCCTTCGCTTATAAACCTCCTTCTCAAACCCTTTCCTCATCCGACGAAGACGATTGCGTCGAAATCAATCGAAACACCGCTAATACCTCTGAATGCCTCGATGATTTGGAGGACGCTGATGTGGATGACAGTAAAGTAGCTCCCGCGGCGGCGACGACGACTCGTCGGAGGTTTATCATCGATGATGATGAGGATGAGTTTGGCGGAGGGGATGGGAATGGAGATGCTGTTGATTTATTTGAGATTGATTCGACGGAGGATGAGGTTGAAGAAGAGAACGAAGATGATTTGGTTGGTAGGGCTTTGCAAAAGTGCGCTAGGATTTCGGTTGAGTTGAAAGGTGAGCTGTTTGGTTCTTCTGGAGTTGCTTGTGATAGGTATTCGGAGGTGGAATCTTGTTCAGTCAGAATTGTTACTCAG GATGATATTGATGTTGCGTGTGGGTCTGAGGATTCGGATTTTCAACCTCTGTTAAAGCCGTATCAACTGGTTGGTGTCAATTTCTTGCTTTTGCTGTATCGGAAGGGTATTGCAGGAG CCATATTGGCAGATGAAATGGGGCTTGGCAAAACGGTTCAG GCAatcacatatttgactttgttGAATCACTTGCACAATGATTCTGGTCCACATCTTATAGTTTGTCCTGCATCTGTTTTGGAAAACTGGGAAAGGGAACTAAAGAGATGGTGCCCATCCATTTCTGTTCTTCAATATCACGGGGCTGCACGCACAGCATACTGCAAGGAGTTAAACTCCTTATCCAAGGCAGGATTGCCTCCCCCATTTAATGTTCTTCTTGTGTGTTATTCACTTTTCGAACGGCACAG TCCACAGCAGAAGGATGATCGTAAAATTTTGAAGCGTTGGAAGTGGAGCTGTGTACTGATGGATGAGGCACATGCTTTAAAGGACAAAAATAGCTTTAGGTGGAAAAATCTGATGTCTGTTGCTCGAAATGCAAACCAACGCTTGATGCTGACAGGGACACCTCTTCAAAATGACCTACAT GAGTTATGGTCTATGTTGGAGTTTATGATGCCTGATATTTTTGCTTCTGAAGATGTTGATTTAAAAAAGTTACTAAGTGCTGAAGATACAGATTTAATAAGTCGTATGAAGTCTATCTTAGGGCCATTTATTTTGCGGCGTCTGAAATCTGATGTAATGCAGCAACTTGTTCAAAAAACACAGAAG GTTGAATATGTCATGATGGTAAAGCAACAGGAACATGCATATAGGGAAGCCATTGAGGAGTATCGGACTGTTTCACAAGCTCGGTTAACAAAATGTTCTGATCTGAACTCAAAAAATGTTCTTGAACTTCTTCCTCGACGACAAATAAATAATTACTTTGTTCAGTTTCGCAAG ATTGCCAACCATCCTTTGTTGATAAGGCGAATTTATACTGACGAGGATGTAGATCGCTTTGCTAGGAAGCTACATCCATTGGGTGCTTTTGGCTTTGAATGTACTATGGACAGAGTTATAGAGGAGCTTAAAAGTTACAATGACTTCTCCATTCACCGG CTTTTACTTCATTATCGTATCAATGATAGAAAGGGGATTCTTTCAGATAAGTACGTTATGCTTTCTGCAAAATGTCGG GCTCTAGCAGAACTTCTTCCATCACTAAAGAAGAGTGGCCATCGTGTCTTGATCTTTAGTCAATGGACATCAATGCTTGATGTATTGGAGTGGGCTTTGGATGTTATTGGGTTGACCTACAAACGGCTTGATGGAAG CACACAGGTAGCAGAGAGGCAAACAATAGTTGACACATTCAATAATGATACTTCGATTTTTGCATGCTTACTTTCCACAAGAGCTGGTGGACAAGGCTTAAACTTAACTGGAGCTGATACAGTTGTGATTCATGACATGGATTTTAATCCACAGATTGATAGACAGGCAGAAGATCGTTGTCATCGAATTGGTCAAACAAAGCCTGTAACCATATATAG ACTGGTGACAAAGGGAACGGTTGACGAGAATGTGTATGAGATTGCAAAGAGAAAGCTAGGATTAGATGCTGCTGTTCTAGAGTCCATGGAAGATATCAAAGAAGGGGACATGCCTGAGAAGACAATGGGGGAGATATTGTCTGCAATTTTGTTAAAATATTGA